The Nostoc sp. PCC 7524 nucleotide sequence GACCAATTTACCAGAAGCCAAACTAGCCAGAGAAGCCGAAATAGCTTATGCAACCTTAGCACTGGTGACAGATTACGATTGTTGGCATCCAGAACATGATAGCGTCACAGTGGACATGGTAATTGCGAATTTACAACGCAATGCTGTTAACGCCCAAAAAGTAATTCAAGAAACCGTGCGCCGCCTGAGTAAAAACCCCCCAACCAGCGATGCACATTCAGCTTTAAAGTACGCCATCTTAACTAACTTAGCCAACGCCCCAGCAGCCACAAAAGAAAAATTACAGCTATTGTTGCAAAAGTATCTCTAGAAACCTCCCCACCCCTCTGCGTAAACCTCCGCGCTCCTCCGCGTTAAAAAATCAATCCTACTTACGCCACCTGAAAACTAAAATTGAGACTAGCCCAATGACTCACATCTAGGATGTAAGAATCAGTTGCCGTACCATTCATCTCAGCTTTGATACTGCTAGCATTGTGCAAGTCTTGTAGCAAGGCTTGAGCAGTGACTAAAGGATTAACCAAAGCACTGATAGGCTGTTGATCACCTGTGGGATACTTAGCTGTAGCTAAGGCTTTCAAAGTTTCGGGAAAAGGCGCAGTGCTAAAAATTAATTGGTGTTCACATTCGTAGGTAGTTCCGGAAATCATCCAGCCTAATGTAGTTGCAGTTTGTGGTAAAGTCACAGTCTCATTGGGAGCAATGACTACTGGTTTCAGTTGAGGTTTATTGTCTGGAGTATCAGATTCTGAGACTACCTGCCAAGGATAGAAAGCGATCGCACTCCGATGGTTATTGAGTCCCACAAGCATCAAATATAGTGTTTGCTGGCTTTTATTTTGTATCCGGTACTGCACTCGACTCCCAACGGGAATTGTAGGCATGGCGGTTGGTTGGTTGCGGGCAGTAGGATGATTCTGCTCATTGCTAAGATTCCGCAGTGTTTCCCGTTGCAACACCACTCTGGGTGCAATCCCCACAATCTCCAATGTTACCTTCACAGGCAAGCGGGAAGAACCTTCATTTTCTGTGAGTCGCCATAACTTTGTCGCTAACAGAGTTGGTAATTTTGTGGCTAACCGCAGTGCAGCTACTTTCACGGCTTCGCCAAATTCCCCTGTAGTATTGGGAATTAGCTCACCACCCAAAGAAAATAAACCATAGCGGCTCGGAGTTTGCAGGAGTTTACCAAAGATATAATCGGCTGGTTGTTCTCCTTCCACTACCTGAGAAACATGGGGAAGTGTAGCAAAGGCACTTGTAGCATCTACGCGCTCAATTCTTTCCAGTTTAGGATCTAAGGCTACGGTTAAGTTAATGTTACGAGGTAAGACGCGTACTACTTCTTGTAGGAGTTGCCCAACTTTCAGAGGGGTAATATCTGCAACTTTAGCAAGTTGGGCTTTAGCTGTTAATCCATTGCGCGATCGCACTACTAAATGTTCCCCTGATTCTAGAGCTAGCTGGGAATTGATGCCGTAGTATTCTAGTACCTGGGCAGGTAATCCCCCTAACCAGACTTGGGCGGTTTTACCATCATCTTCGGTGGCGATGATTGCCCCCTCTGCCCCCATCGTTCTATCTGGGAGCAAATTGGCAATAGTAACTCCTCCCTGTTGATTTTTCTTTTTACTGATTAATCCTGGCTGCTGTTTGCTCCCTAATTGGAACATCGCACTAGCTACGCGGGAGAAGCTAACTTGAATTGTGGTAGCTGGGGTAGATTCCCACAGTTGTTGAGTTAAAGCGTAGGTGAATAAACCAGCACTAAAACCAGATAGTAAGACTTCCCTTGCGGATTCCTTGAAATCTGAGGTAGCAGATAAAACTACAACCGGACTCACATCAACATCTTGAGTCTTCAGAGCCGCTTGGGTTTGGAGTTTTTGGAGAAACTCTAGTTCAGCTGATGCTAACTGTACCTGTGCTAACTCTTGACGGGCGCGAATTCTTAGCCCAGATGTTTGGGCTGTGTTCGGGGGATAGTAGCTAGTATCTAAGACTGCCGTGACACGTTCTGTGGGCAGCGATCGCAATAATAATAGTAAGGTTTCTTCTAGTAAATAATTCGCAACCTGAGAACCTTGTAAATCTTGATTCTCATTAGCTGGTACTAAAGCATTTTTTACCGTATTTGAGTCTACTGGAATCCGCGTACCGTAGCCGCTAAAGTGGAATACCACCACATCCCCAGGCTGGGCTTGCTTAGTGAGATGATCTAAAAAAGCTGCCTCAATGAATTCCCTGCTAGCTTGTTCCTCAGTCAAGGTGAGAATATCTGAGGATTG carries:
- a CDS encoding caspase family protein; protein product: MKRRTFLQRIGSILAVLGVTETEWLRCSQALAQPTPRKLALLIGINQYQKSPSLNGCLTDVELQKELLIHRFGFQSSDILTLTEEQASREFIEAAFLDHLTKQAQPGDVVVFHFSGYGTRIPVDSNTVKNALVPANENQDLQGSQVANYLLEETLLLLLRSLPTERVTAVLDTSYYPPNTAQTSGLRIRARQELAQVQLASAELEFLQKLQTQAALKTQDVDVSPVVVLSATSDFKESAREVLLSGFSAGLFTYALTQQLWESTPATTIQVSFSRVASAMFQLGSKQQPGLISKKKNQQGGVTIANLLPDRTMGAEGAIIATEDDGKTAQVWLGGLPAQVLEYYGINSQLALESGEHLVVRSRNGLTAKAQLAKVADITPLKVGQLLQEVVRVLPRNINLTVALDPKLERIERVDATSAFATLPHVSQVVEGEQPADYIFGKLLQTPSRYGLFSLGGELIPNTTGEFGEAVKVAALRLATKLPTLLATKLWRLTENEGSSRLPVKVTLEIVGIAPRVVLQRETLRNLSNEQNHPTARNQPTAMPTIPVGSRVQYRIQNKSQQTLYLMLVGLNNHRSAIAFYPWQVVSESDTPDNKPQLKPVVIAPNETVTLPQTATTLGWMISGTTYECEHQLIFSTAPFPETLKALATAKYPTGDQQPISALVNPLVTAQALLQDLHNASSIKAEMNGTATDSYILDVSHWASLNFSFQVA